In Miscanthus floridulus cultivar M001 chromosome 8, ASM1932011v1, whole genome shotgun sequence, the sequence AGCAACCATTCTTGCTCCATTCTTTCTCATGTGCCTTCAACATCTCCTTTGTATCTTGAACTTCCTCTTGCAGCAGCTTCTCTCTCAAGTCATGCTGATAAGGCTTCTTTGCACCCGGCCCAAAGCGACCGGCAGCTTCAATCATTTGATCAAACTCTGTATTATTGATTGCATTGAAAGGTACTCCTAAAAAAGTAAAAATTAATGCAATTCATGGTTAAAAACTTGGAAGTTAGGCAACAAAAATCAAATACTTGCTGCAAAGGCTGAACTGAAACAAACTTACTGCGAACGTACAACCATCTTGCCACATATCTCTTGAACCTATGAAGTCTTTCTTTCTTGACATGCTCACTGATATTAAGCTGATGGAGCTTCTTCCCCTTGGCCAACGAACTAGAGTCCATAGGCTTTGTGAAGTTGTCCATAGGACCCATCACACGCGATCCTGAGCCTCCAATCTCATCAAGCCCAGTTTTTTCTTCCGGTTCTGCATCTGACTCAACATCAATTGTAACAGCATCTCTAACctcttgttctttctcccttctaGCCCTTTTAGCTCTCCCAGACTCTTCAATAGCTTTCCTGCACTTTGCTTTGTCCTCTTCGGTTGCATTGGGGCATGCACGAACATCTCCTTTCTTGCCGCAAA encodes:
- the LOC136468940 gene encoding uncharacterized protein, which produces MDQPEPARAPALKRNSDDVGWEYGVLIDPNDLNVIKCKLCPKVVKAGIYRLKLHICGKKGDVRACPNATEEDKAKCRKAIEESGRAKRARREKEQEVRDAVTIDVESDAEPEEKTGLDEIGGSGSRVMGPMDNFTKPMDSSSLAKGKKLHQLNISEHVKKERLHRFKRYVARWLYVRRVPFNAINNTEFDQMIEAAGRFGPGAKKPYQHDLREKLLQEEVQDTKEMLKAHEKEWSKNGCSIMTDAWTDQKRRSIMNVCQL